A window from Flavobacterium sp. 83 encodes these proteins:
- a CDS encoding bifunctional 2-polyprenyl-6-hydroxyphenol methylase/3-demethylubiquinol 3-O-methyltransferase UbiG gives MDISNKKHFLNVKDYSVSQETFDLYHDEELDMLITYPQPSLENLGKYYESVDYISHTDSKRSLFEKAYHFVKSIALKNKLNLINSLQPSKGSILDIGAGTGDFLSVAKENGWHAIGVEPSDKAKAIAKQKGVSFVGETSELESHSFDIISMWHVLEHVPDLDEQLKELKRLLKPGGTLIIAVPNFKSFDAKYYGKFWAAYDVPIHFWHFSKKAIKMLFEKKEMKLVKVLPMKFDSFYVSLLSEKYKTGKMNFFKAFFIGLQSNWEATSKFEYSSHIYILKNS, from the coding sequence ATGGATATTTCAAACAAAAAGCATTTTTTAAACGTTAAAGATTATTCCGTTTCTCAAGAAACATTTGATTTATATCATGACGAAGAATTGGATATGTTAATCACGTATCCACAACCTAGTTTAGAAAACTTAGGGAAGTATTACGAAAGTGTGGATTATATTTCCCATACAGACAGTAAACGTTCTTTGTTTGAAAAAGCGTATCATTTTGTGAAAAGTATTGCACTGAAAAACAAATTGAATTTAATTAATTCTTTGCAACCCAGTAAAGGCAGCATTTTAGATATTGGTGCAGGAACAGGGGATTTTTTATCAGTCGCCAAAGAAAACGGTTGGCATGCTATAGGAGTAGAACCAAGCGATAAAGCTAAAGCGATTGCAAAACAGAAAGGAGTTTCATTTGTTGGAGAAACCAGCGAATTAGAAAGTCATTCTTTTGACATCATTTCGATGTGGCATGTTCTAGAACACGTTCCGGATCTTGACGAGCAACTAAAAGAATTAAAACGATTATTAAAACCAGGCGGAACTTTAATAATAGCGGTTCCAAATTTCAAATCTTTCGATGCTAAATATTACGGAAAGTTTTGGGCAGCATATGATGTGCCGATTCATTTTTGGCATTTTTCGAAAAAGGCAATAAAAATGCTTTTCGAAAAAAAAGAAATGAAATTGGTAAAAGTACTTCCCATGAAATTTGACTCTTTTTATGTAAGTCTACTTTCCGAAAAATACAAAACTGGGAAAATGAATTTTTTTAAAGCCTTTTTTATTGGATTGCAATCTAATTGGGAGGCAACGAGTAAATTTGAGTATTCTTCACACATTTACATCCTAAAAAACAGTTAA